Proteins encoded together in one Kutzneria kofuensis window:
- a CDS encoding peptidoglycan D,D-transpeptidase FtsI family protein encodes MNKPLRRVGLTMMVMVLLLLANLTYVQVINADTYANNPANRRSVMEEYGRQRGQIVSASGTILANSVETKDAQHYLRVYKNGPEYAPVTGYYSSIFGATGIERAEDDVLNGSSSKLFVRRLSDLITGRDPRGGNVQLTIDPKAQDAAYAGMTAKNFTGAVVAIKPSTGEILAMVSTPSFDPNPLAAHDNTTQRDTITKLDDDPNKPALNRATQETLPPGSTFKLVVASAALANGIDDANTKNLPADPTITLPGTSTTLSNFANETCPESTNGQVSVSIAIEYSCNTAFSTLAGKVGKDNLIAQAAKFGIGQTDLTVPLPVATSTVGSIPDEAALFQSGIGQRDVKLTPLQDAMVAATIANGGVRMQPQLVKNILAPDMSPISTFSAQEAPGGPALSKDVAEQVKQMMLLSEQHTAGGGKQANVKIASKTGTAEHGTDPKNTPPHAWYVAFAPADNPQIAVCVVVENGGDRGLAATGSSVAAGVGRATINAYLAGGG; translated from the coding sequence GTGAACAAGCCACTTCGCCGGGTCGGCCTCACCATGATGGTGATGGTCCTGCTGTTGCTGGCCAACCTCACGTACGTGCAGGTCATCAACGCCGACACGTACGCGAACAACCCGGCGAACCGGCGCAGCGTGATGGAGGAGTACGGCCGGCAGCGCGGCCAGATCGTCAGCGCCTCCGGCACCATCCTGGCCAACTCGGTGGAGACCAAGGACGCCCAGCACTACCTGCGGGTGTACAAGAACGGCCCCGAGTACGCGCCGGTCACCGGCTACTACTCGTCGATCTTCGGCGCCACCGGCATCGAGCGGGCCGAGGACGACGTGCTCAACGGCTCGTCGTCGAAGCTGTTCGTGCGCCGGCTGTCCGACCTGATCACGGGCCGGGACCCGCGCGGCGGCAACGTGCAGCTGACCATCGACCCGAAGGCCCAGGACGCCGCCTACGCCGGCATGACGGCGAAGAACTTCACCGGCGCCGTGGTCGCGATCAAGCCGTCGACCGGCGAGATCCTGGCGATGGTGAGCACGCCGTCGTTCGACCCGAACCCGCTGGCCGCGCACGACAACACCACCCAGCGCGACACCATCACCAAGCTGGACGACGACCCGAACAAGCCGGCGCTGAACCGGGCCACCCAGGAGACGCTGCCGCCGGGTTCCACGTTCAAGCTGGTGGTGGCGTCGGCGGCGCTGGCCAACGGCATCGACGACGCGAACACCAAGAACCTGCCGGCCGATCCGACGATCACGCTGCCGGGCACCAGCACCACGCTGTCCAACTTCGCGAACGAGACCTGCCCCGAAAGCACGAACGGCCAGGTCTCGGTGTCGATCGCCATCGAGTACTCCTGCAACACCGCGTTCTCCACGCTGGCCGGCAAGGTCGGCAAGGACAACCTGATCGCGCAGGCGGCCAAGTTCGGCATCGGGCAGACCGACCTGACCGTGCCGCTGCCGGTGGCCACCTCGACCGTCGGCTCCATCCCGGACGAGGCGGCGCTCTTCCAGAGCGGCATCGGGCAGCGGGACGTGAAGCTGACCCCGCTGCAGGACGCGATGGTGGCCGCGACCATCGCCAACGGCGGTGTGCGCATGCAGCCGCAGCTGGTGAAGAACATCCTGGCCCCGGACATGTCGCCGATCTCCACGTTCTCGGCGCAGGAGGCCCCGGGTGGCCCGGCGCTGTCCAAGGACGTCGCCGAGCAGGTCAAGCAGATGATGCTGCTGTCCGAGCAGCACACCGCGGGCGGCGGCAAGCAGGCCAACGTCAAGATCGCGTCCAAGACCGGCACCGCCGAGCACGGCACCGATCCGAAGAACACGCCGCCGCACGCCTGGTACGTGGCGTTCGCGCCGGCGGACAACCCGCAGATCGCCGTGTGCGTGGTCGTGGAGAACGGCGGTGACCGCGGCCTCGCCGCGACCGGCAGTTCCGTGGCCGCGGGCGTCGGCCGTGCGACCATCAACGCCTACCTTGCCGGGGGAGGCTGA
- a CDS encoding serine/threonine-protein kinase has translation MLTTGQLLADRYRLARRIAVGGMGEVWEATDSRLDRAVAVKVLKPELSGDPEFLHRFRTEARTTASLNHPGIAAVHDYGETASEPDGPEDTAYLVMELVSGEPLAAILSNHGRLAPDRTLDMLQQCGAALQAAHERGYVHRDVKPGNILVGPNGKVKLTDFGIAKAADAAPVTRSGMVMGTAHYIAPEQAVGQEAEPASDVYSLAVVGYECLAGRRPFLSENAVTVAMMHIREVPPPLPPDVPPGVRALIEATLVKDPRQRYRNGGEFAAAVGAVRAGLPLPTPSGLVMAIPMQQQRPLPGGPPTYPPGAIPVVPPQVPPSGAPMGSGTGTFLLGPQPQPRPNRTGLWVLLALLVVILVGLLAVWGIREWQRSGAGTEGTGRPTTAKLTGDRPAQDRCLGTVTCAGRGPGG, from the coding sequence ATGCTCACCACCGGGCAGTTGCTCGCCGACCGGTACCGGCTGGCACGGCGCATCGCCGTCGGCGGCATGGGCGAGGTGTGGGAGGCGACCGACTCCCGGCTGGACCGCGCCGTCGCGGTGAAGGTGCTCAAGCCCGAGCTGTCCGGCGACCCCGAGTTCCTGCACCGGTTCCGCACCGAGGCGCGGACCACCGCCTCGCTCAACCACCCGGGCATCGCGGCCGTGCACGACTACGGCGAGACGGCGTCCGAGCCGGACGGTCCCGAGGACACCGCGTACCTGGTGATGGAGCTGGTGAGCGGCGAGCCGCTGGCGGCGATCCTGTCCAACCACGGCCGGCTGGCCCCGGACCGGACGCTGGACATGCTGCAGCAGTGCGGGGCGGCGCTGCAGGCCGCGCACGAGCGGGGCTACGTGCACCGGGACGTGAAGCCCGGCAACATCCTGGTCGGCCCGAACGGCAAGGTGAAGCTGACCGACTTCGGCATCGCCAAGGCCGCCGACGCCGCGCCGGTGACCCGGTCCGGCATGGTGATGGGCACCGCCCACTACATCGCCCCCGAGCAGGCCGTCGGGCAGGAGGCGGAGCCGGCGAGCGACGTGTACTCGCTGGCCGTCGTCGGTTACGAGTGCCTGGCCGGCCGGCGGCCGTTCCTGTCGGAGAACGCCGTCACCGTCGCGATGATGCACATCCGGGAGGTGCCGCCGCCGCTGCCGCCGGACGTGCCGCCCGGCGTGCGGGCGCTGATCGAGGCGACGCTGGTGAAGGACCCGCGGCAGCGCTACCGCAACGGCGGCGAGTTCGCCGCCGCGGTCGGCGCGGTGCGGGCCGGGTTGCCGCTGCCGACCCCGTCGGGTCTGGTGATGGCGATTCCGATGCAGCAGCAGCGGCCGTTGCCGGGCGGTCCGCCGACGTATCCGCCGGGGGCCATTCCGGTGGTTCCGCCTCAGGTCCCGCCATCGGGTGCTCCGATGGGGTCCGGCACCGGTACCTTTCTGCTGGGACCGCAGCCTCAGCCCAGACCGAACCGGACCGGGCTGTGGGTCCTGCTGGCGTTGTTGGTGGTGATTCTGGTGGGCCTGCTCGCGGTCTGGGGGATTCGCGAATGGCAGCGCTCGGGTGCGGGGACCGAGGGCACCGGAAGGCCGACCACGGCCAAGCTCACGGGCGACCGCCCGGCACAGGACCGATGTCTGGGGACGGTCACCTGTGCGGGGCGGGGTCCTGGTGGCTGA
- the pknB gene encoding Stk1 family PASTA domain-containing Ser/Thr kinase: MSTPRLLSNRYELGETLGYGGMSEVHKGRDVRLGRDVAVKVLRADLARDPQFQERFRREAQNAAALNHPAIVAVYDTGETKTEYGPLPYIVMEYVDGRTLRDIIKTQGPLSGKRAMEVMADVCAALDFSHRHGIIHRDVKPANVMITKTGAVKVMDFGIARAIHDGQAAVTQTAAVIGTAQYLSPEQARGEAVDARSDVYAAGCVLFELMTGQPPFTGDSPVAVAYQHVREEPPAPSSVNPQVTPALDSIVLKAMAKGPANRYQSAAEMRADLVRVLSGQRPSAPAVMTAEDRTAFMGNAAGARTQVVTGRHRPAPPAEEPEYDAYDFEADEEAERKARRKRALTIAGVVLICIAVLALAAWLTTMFLGGNNSGNANNADVPKVEGMQLSAAQAALRDKGFASPQISYVVCAPNSDGTPAPCTTDQIGNVIKQDPPAGSNVAKATTIKLTVGKSPNTFALPDESGKSQEDATKDLQSRKLVVSPNTTTETVDNPDLIGKVSSTNPPVGSQVAEGATITLIIGKGPDQVNVPDETGQPYSVAKSNLEAAGFKVSQATKSSTQTKDQVLDQSPKGGSKAAPNSTVTLTVSLGDQFTMPNLTGLTVSTARSTLQQLGWTGQFSQTEGDFDLTKAGQIESFSPDANQVVGKNQTIQIQVYRGPGGGTTTTTTPPGGGH, from the coding sequence ATGAGCACTCCGCGACTGCTCTCCAACCGTTACGAACTGGGCGAGACCCTCGGCTACGGTGGGATGTCGGAGGTCCACAAAGGCCGCGACGTCCGTCTCGGCCGGGACGTCGCCGTCAAGGTGCTGCGCGCCGACCTCGCCAGGGATCCGCAGTTCCAGGAGCGCTTCCGCCGCGAGGCGCAGAACGCCGCCGCGCTCAACCACCCCGCGATCGTCGCCGTGTACGACACCGGCGAGACCAAGACCGAGTACGGCCCGCTGCCCTACATCGTCATGGAGTACGTGGACGGGCGCACCCTGCGGGACATCATCAAGACCCAGGGGCCGCTGTCCGGCAAGCGGGCCATGGAGGTGATGGCCGACGTCTGCGCGGCGCTGGACTTCAGCCACCGCCACGGCATCATCCACCGCGACGTCAAGCCGGCCAACGTCATGATCACCAAGACCGGTGCGGTCAAGGTGATGGACTTCGGCATCGCCCGTGCCATCCATGACGGGCAGGCCGCCGTCACGCAGACCGCCGCCGTCATCGGCACCGCGCAGTACCTGTCGCCGGAGCAGGCGCGGGGCGAGGCGGTCGACGCCCGGTCCGACGTCTACGCCGCCGGCTGCGTGCTGTTCGAGCTGATGACCGGCCAGCCGCCGTTCACCGGCGACTCCCCGGTCGCCGTCGCCTACCAGCACGTGCGGGAGGAGCCGCCGGCGCCGTCCTCGGTGAACCCGCAGGTGACGCCCGCGCTGGACTCGATCGTGCTCAAGGCCATGGCCAAGGGCCCGGCCAACCGGTACCAGTCGGCCGCCGAGATGCGCGCCGACCTGGTGCGGGTGCTGTCCGGGCAGCGACCGTCCGCACCGGCCGTGATGACCGCCGAGGACCGGACCGCGTTCATGGGCAATGCCGCGGGCGCCCGCACGCAGGTCGTCACCGGCCGGCACCGGCCCGCCCCGCCGGCCGAGGAGCCCGAGTACGACGCGTACGACTTCGAGGCCGACGAGGAGGCGGAGCGCAAGGCCCGCCGCAAGCGCGCCCTCACCATCGCCGGCGTGGTGCTCATCTGCATCGCCGTGCTGGCGCTGGCCGCGTGGCTGACCACGATGTTCCTCGGCGGCAACAACAGCGGCAACGCCAACAACGCCGACGTGCCCAAGGTCGAGGGCATGCAGCTCAGCGCGGCCCAGGCGGCGCTGCGGGACAAGGGCTTCGCCAGCCCGCAGATCTCCTATGTCGTCTGCGCCCCCAACTCGGACGGCACGCCGGCGCCGTGCACGACCGACCAGATCGGCAACGTCATCAAGCAGGACCCCCCGGCGGGCTCGAACGTGGCCAAGGCGACCACGATCAAGCTGACGGTCGGCAAGTCGCCGAACACCTTCGCGCTGCCGGACGAGTCGGGCAAGTCGCAGGAGGACGCGACCAAGGACCTGCAGAGCCGCAAGCTCGTGGTCTCGCCGAACACCACCACGGAGACGGTGGACAACCCCGACCTGATCGGGAAGGTCAGCTCGACCAACCCGCCGGTCGGCTCGCAGGTCGCCGAGGGCGCGACCATCACACTGATCATCGGCAAGGGCCCGGACCAGGTGAACGTGCCCGACGAGACCGGCCAGCCCTACTCCGTGGCCAAGAGCAACCTGGAAGCCGCGGGCTTCAAGGTCTCGCAGGCGACCAAGTCCAGTACCCAGACGAAGGACCAGGTGCTCGACCAGAGCCCGAAGGGTGGCAGCAAGGCCGCCCCGAACAGCACCGTCACGCTGACCGTGTCGCTCGGCGACCAGTTCACGATGCCGAACCTCACCGGCCTGACGGTGTCGACCGCGCGCAGCACCCTGCAGCAGCTCGGCTGGACCGGCCAGTTCAGTCAGACGGAGGGCGACTTCGACCTGACCAAGGCCGGTCAGATCGAGTCCTTCAGCCCGGACGCCAACCAGGTCGTCGGCAAGAACCAGACGATCCAGATCCAGGTCTACCGGGGACCGGGTGGGGGCACCACCACAACAACCACCCCACCAGGCGGCGGCCACTGA
- a CDS encoding aminodeoxychorismate/anthranilate synthase component II, protein MRVLVVDNYDSFVYNLVQYLAQLGAECVVRRNDVVQLSDVDAVDGVLISPGPSTPERAGASMDVIRYCADKRVPVLGVCLGHQAIGVVFGGTVDRAPELLHGKTSLVEHAGVGVLDGVPSPFVATRYHSLTVLPETVPAELEVTGRTETGIVMAMRHRELPIEGVQFHPESVLTDGGHRMLANWMGAAGFPVAPERVNELEAGMRRLAAAAATV, encoded by the coding sequence ATGCGCGTCCTGGTCGTCGACAACTACGACAGCTTCGTCTACAACCTCGTGCAGTACCTGGCGCAGCTCGGCGCCGAGTGCGTCGTGCGGCGCAACGACGTCGTGCAGCTGTCCGACGTCGACGCCGTGGACGGGGTGCTCATCAGTCCCGGCCCCAGCACGCCCGAGCGGGCCGGCGCCAGCATGGACGTCATCCGGTACTGCGCCGACAAGCGGGTGCCGGTGCTCGGCGTCTGCCTCGGCCACCAGGCCATCGGCGTCGTGTTCGGCGGCACCGTGGACCGGGCCCCCGAGCTGCTGCACGGCAAGACCAGCCTCGTCGAGCACGCCGGCGTCGGCGTACTCGACGGAGTGCCGTCGCCGTTCGTGGCGACCCGGTACCACTCGCTGACCGTGCTGCCCGAGACCGTGCCGGCCGAACTGGAGGTCACCGGCCGCACCGAGACCGGCATCGTGATGGCCATGCGGCACCGGGAGCTGCCCATCGAGGGTGTGCAGTTCCACCCGGAGTCCGTGCTCACCGACGGTGGGCACCGGATGCTGGCCAACTGGATGGGCGCCGCCGGCTTCCCCGTCGCCCCCGAGCGTGTCAACGAACTCGAGGCCGGCATGCGCCGCCTCGCCGCGGCGGCCGCGACCGTCTGA
- a CDS encoding class E sortase, translating into MSYDPPPAAGRPPGWRPRPAPEQPTTFLPKIDVLDTEPLGGRFAHEPEEDDTGRIDDEPLESPPPPKDTARTVVRSFGELFITAGLVILLFVVYEVYWTDLISAGKQNQATSSLDTKWKDQDTVGGPQRGTHYDLAEGQGFAKLYVPALGADYHFTIVEGTTDADLDIGPGHYIGSALPGQPGDFAVAGHRVGKGAPFNDLDLISSCDAIVVETVTDWFVYRMLPTSDEVSGWAAGKGAQPQCKGVAPLGGPYAGLVGQETVLPSRGDVIAPVPHKQDLQLPAGQEASLMTLTTCTPKFSASHRLILHAVLTNQYAKDPKQPDKVPPELKETD; encoded by the coding sequence GTGAGCTACGACCCGCCGCCGGCAGCGGGACGCCCACCCGGCTGGCGTCCCCGGCCTGCCCCCGAACAGCCCACCACGTTCCTCCCGAAGATCGATGTGCTGGACACCGAGCCGCTGGGCGGCCGGTTCGCCCACGAGCCGGAGGAGGACGACACCGGCCGCATCGATGACGAACCGCTGGAGTCGCCCCCGCCGCCCAAGGACACCGCGCGCACGGTCGTCCGGTCGTTCGGCGAGCTGTTCATCACCGCCGGCCTGGTGATCCTGCTGTTCGTCGTCTACGAGGTGTACTGGACCGACCTGATCTCCGCCGGCAAGCAGAACCAGGCCACGTCCTCGCTCGACACCAAGTGGAAGGACCAGGACACGGTCGGCGGGCCGCAGCGCGGCACCCACTACGACCTCGCCGAGGGCCAGGGCTTCGCCAAGCTCTACGTGCCCGCGCTCGGCGCCGACTACCACTTCACCATCGTCGAGGGCACGACCGACGCCGACCTGGACATCGGCCCCGGCCACTACATCGGCAGCGCGCTGCCCGGCCAGCCCGGCGACTTCGCCGTGGCCGGCCACCGGGTCGGCAAGGGCGCGCCGTTCAACGACCTGGACCTGATCAGCTCCTGCGACGCCATCGTCGTGGAGACGGTCACCGACTGGTTCGTCTACCGGATGCTGCCCACCAGCGACGAGGTCTCCGGCTGGGCCGCCGGCAAGGGCGCGCAGCCGCAGTGCAAGGGCGTGGCGCCGCTCGGCGGCCCGTACGCGGGCCTGGTCGGGCAGGAGACCGTGCTGCCGTCCCGGGGCGACGTCATCGCCCCCGTGCCGCACAAGCAGGACCTGCAGCTGCCGGCCGGGCAGGAGGCCTCGCTGATGACGCTGACCACCTGCACCCCGAAGTTCTCCGCGTCACACCGGCTGATCCTGCACGCCGTGCTCACCAACCAGTACGCCAAGGACCCGAAGCAACCGGACAAGGTCCCGCCGGAGCTCAAGGAGACCGACTGA
- the crgA gene encoding cell division protein CrgA, producing MPKSKVRKKTVYTPPTDRRTPVKVKAVGPSHPVYVTIMLGMMVLGLAWLVAYYLVPTGIPVMESLGSWNFLIGFALMIIGLLMTMRWR from the coding sequence ATGCCCAAGTCGAAGGTCCGCAAGAAGACCGTCTACACGCCACCGACGGATCGGCGCACGCCGGTCAAGGTGAAGGCGGTCGGCCCCTCCCACCCGGTGTACGTGACGATCATGCTCGGCATGATGGTGCTGGGTCTGGCCTGGTTGGTGGCCTATTACCTGGTGCCGACCGGCATCCCGGTCATGGAGTCGCTGGGGTCGTGGAACTTCCTGATCGGCTTCGCGCTGATGATCATCGGGCTGCTGATGACGATGCGGTGGCGCTGA
- a CDS encoding PH domain-containing protein, which yields MTEPTTTEHRWAPQTPLVGIGWVLTAIAVLLVVVVGEDPGGRVLLTIAALGLAVISLFGTVARPRLRADEQGVTVRGLFSSRSWTWPEVRIRLAHGRRLGRVTSTVELTVLHDDGLIVFGKLDLGEDPADVVEQLQALRPWPQG from the coding sequence ATGACCGAGCCCACGACGACCGAACACCGCTGGGCCCCGCAGACGCCGCTGGTCGGCATCGGCTGGGTGCTGACCGCGATCGCCGTCCTGCTGGTGGTGGTGGTCGGCGAGGACCCGGGCGGCCGGGTGCTGCTGACCATCGCGGCGCTGGGGCTGGCCGTGATCTCGCTGTTCGGCACGGTCGCGCGGCCCCGGCTGCGCGCCGACGAGCAGGGCGTGACGGTCCGCGGCCTGTTCTCCAGCCGCAGCTGGACCTGGCCCGAGGTGCGGATCCGGCTCGCGCACGGCCGGCGGCTCGGCCGCGTCACCTCCACGGTCGAGCTGACGGTGCTGCACGACGACGGCCTGATCGTGTTCGGCAAGCTGGACCTCGGTGAGGACCCGGCTGACGTCGTCGAGCAGCTCCAGGCGCTACGCCCCTGGCCCCAGGGCTGA
- a CDS encoding rhomboid family intramembrane serine protease, whose translation MTAPYGQPIDALPACYRHPGRHTGLRCTRCDRPTCPECLRDAAVGQQCVECVNQGNRTTRAPVTVAGARLARRPVLVYLLIAANVLLYAVTAVQAGSFAFNYDSPLFDEWVLWPNAAAGGQWWRVLTAGFMHIGFIHIAVNMLSLWMLGRDMERVLGKIRFAAVYFLSLFGGSIGVMLFADPNGPVAGASTALYGLMGCYLVAVLRLKLDPRPILITLAVNVFLTFSISGISIQGHFGGLVVGAIAMAAIVYAPQKNRAWWQGGVLAALFVVLVLIYVTRVAQLASALGPGA comes from the coding sequence ATGACCGCGCCGTACGGGCAGCCGATCGACGCGCTGCCCGCGTGCTACCGGCACCCAGGCCGGCACACCGGGCTGCGCTGCACCCGGTGTGACCGGCCGACCTGCCCGGAGTGCCTGCGCGACGCGGCCGTCGGCCAGCAGTGCGTCGAGTGCGTCAACCAGGGCAACCGGACCACCCGTGCCCCGGTGACCGTCGCGGGGGCACGGCTGGCCCGCCGGCCGGTGCTGGTCTACCTGCTGATCGCGGCCAACGTGCTGCTCTACGCGGTCACCGCGGTGCAGGCCGGCAGCTTCGCCTTCAACTACGACTCGCCGCTGTTCGACGAGTGGGTGCTGTGGCCGAACGCCGCCGCCGGCGGTCAGTGGTGGCGGGTGCTCACAGCCGGCTTCATGCACATCGGCTTCATCCACATCGCGGTCAACATGCTGTCGCTGTGGATGCTGGGCCGGGACATGGAGCGGGTGCTCGGCAAGATCCGGTTCGCCGCGGTGTACTTCCTGTCGCTGTTCGGCGGTTCGATCGGCGTGATGCTGTTCGCCGACCCGAACGGCCCGGTGGCGGGAGCGTCCACCGCGCTCTACGGCCTGATGGGCTGCTACCTGGTCGCCGTGCTGCGACTCAAGCTGGACCCGCGGCCCATCTTGATCACCCTCGCGGTGAACGTGTTCCTCACGTTCAGCATCTCGGGCATCTCCATCCAGGGACACTTCGGTGGCCTGGTCGTGGGTGCGATCGCGATGGCCGCCATCGTGTACGCGCCCCAGAAGAACCGAGCGTGGTGGCAGGGCGGCGTGCTGGCGGCGCTGTTCGTGGTGCTCGTCCTGATCTACGTGACCAGGGTGGCGCAGCTGGCGTCAGCCCTGGGGCCAGGGGCGTAG